A single genomic interval of Cytophagia bacterium CHB2 harbors:
- the nosZ gene encoding Sec-dependent nitrous-oxide reductase produces MRSKILLWIGLTLFMGVIIGMGCGGEKKAGRAGVRSDLQEAALKTYVAPGDLDEYYVFKSGGHSGQVYVYGIPSMRHLVTIPVFTPYPATGYGFDKETKEMLGGFTWGDAHHPSLSETNGDYDGRWLFISDNANNRMARIDLRDFKTKQVFGPIANVSGNHCSSFTTENTEYVLAGSRFSIPLPRGTYEKIEDYATKFKGIVAGIAVDKNTGEMTLGWEVLMPPFNYDLGDAGKGPSADWGFWTCYNSERATGKLEVTASQNDRDYVVAVNWKNAEKAIADGKFKMIGGAKVIDPKEAEGVVYLLPAAKSPHGVDVSPDGKYIVASGKLQSITTVFNIEKMLTAIQNKDFTGNEDGVPVLNYDSVKDAEVNVGLGPLHTQFDDKGFAYTSLFVESAVAKWQLGTWEVVDKIPISYNIGHLTAAEGDTKSPDGKYLIALNKLSHGRHLSVGPSQPESSQLIDISGEKMALLYDAFTEPEPHYAQIIKADKLNPIEVYPKEENKHPKAIWDVKDARVERNGKNVEVYMVAVRSSFEPWNVEVNKGDKVTIYMTNIEQTTDELHGFGLNEYNLNIVADPGETKVIEFTADKAGVFPFYCTNFCSALHQEMQGYLLVKP; encoded by the coding sequence ATGCGCTCAAAGATTCTCTTGTGGATTGGCTTGACTCTCTTCATGGGCGTCATTATCGGCATGGGCTGCGGCGGCGAGAAAAAAGCCGGCCGCGCCGGCGTGCGCTCGGATTTGCAAGAAGCGGCGCTCAAAACGTATGTCGCGCCCGGTGACTTGGATGAGTATTACGTTTTCAAATCCGGCGGGCATTCGGGGCAGGTTTATGTTTATGGCATTCCTTCCATGCGCCACCTCGTTACCATTCCAGTGTTCACGCCGTATCCCGCTACCGGCTATGGTTTCGACAAAGAAACCAAAGAAATGCTGGGCGGCTTCACCTGGGGCGATGCACATCATCCCTCATTGAGCGAGACCAACGGCGACTATGACGGACGCTGGCTGTTCATTTCTGACAACGCCAACAACCGCATGGCGCGCATTGATCTGCGCGATTTCAAAACCAAACAAGTTTTCGGGCCGATTGCAAACGTTTCCGGCAATCATTGTTCCTCGTTTACGACCGAGAATACCGAATACGTGCTCGCCGGCTCGCGCTTTTCAATTCCACTGCCGCGCGGCACGTATGAAAAAATTGAAGACTATGCGACGAAATTCAAAGGCATCGTGGCAGGCATTGCAGTAGATAAAAATACCGGTGAGATGACGCTGGGCTGGGAAGTGTTGATGCCGCCCTTCAACTATGATTTGGGTGACGCGGGCAAAGGCCCGAGCGCGGACTGGGGCTTCTGGACATGCTACAACAGCGAGCGCGCCACCGGCAAGCTCGAAGTAACGGCCTCGCAAAACGATCGCGATTATGTTGTGGCCGTGAATTGGAAAAATGCAGAGAAGGCGATTGCGGACGGCAAGTTCAAAATGATTGGCGGCGCAAAGGTGATCGACCCGAAAGAGGCTGAGGGCGTGGTTTATCTGCTGCCCGCGGCGAAATCGCCGCACGGCGTGGACGTCAGTCCGGACGGCAAATACATTGTTGCTAGCGGCAAGCTGCAAAGCATCACCACGGTGTTCAATATTGAAAAAATGCTGACCGCGATTCAAAACAAAGATTTCACCGGCAATGAAGATGGTGTGCCGGTGTTGAATTATGATAGCGTGAAAGATGCCGAAGTGAACGTCGGCCTCGGCCCGCTGCACACGCAATTTGACGATAAAGGCTTTGCCTATACCTCATTGTTCGTCGAGAGCGCAGTGGCCAAGTGGCAGCTCGGCACGTGGGAAGTCGTGGATAAGATTCCGATTTCGTACAACATTGGCCATTTGACTGCTGCGGAAGGCGACACCAAAAGCCCGGACGGCAAATATTTAATCGCGCTCAACAAGCTTTCGCATGGCCGGCATTTGAGCGTTGGCCCCTCGCAACCCGAGTCGTCGCAGTTGATTGACATCAGCGGTGAAAAAATGGCGTTGCTGTATGATGCTTTCACTGAGCCGGAGCCGCATTACGCGCAGATCATCAAAGCCGACAAGCTCAATCCCATCGAAGTTTATCCCAAGGAAGAAAACAAGCATCCCAAGGCGATTTGGGATGTGAAGGATGCGCGCGTGGAACGCAACGGCAAGAACGTCGAAGTCTATATGGTCGCGGTGCGCAGCAGTTTTGAGCCGTGGAATGTTGAAGTCAACAAAGGCGACAAGGTCACGATCTACATGACCAACATCGAGCAAACCACGGACGAGTTGCACGGCTTTGGTTTGAATGAGTACAATCTCAATATCGTTGCGGATCCGGGCGAAACCAAAGTCATCGAATTCACTGCGGACAAAGCCGGCGTGTTCCCGTTTTATTGCACGAACTTCTGCTCCGCGCTGCATCAGGAAATGCAGGGATATTTGCTGGTGAAGCCGTAG
- a CDS encoding DUF1422 family protein yields the protein MQKYIDKANSFFETPIDFRSRVLILVAALFLLPTYFLPLWNLKLYSNQFPEGLLLKIYSYKLEGGQSAYRDDLREINALNHYIGMRELKEEEFTEFKWIPFVIGGVMLLALRVVVLGKMSKLVDVFVMFSYFGLFSLWSFYHKLYVYGHELDPTAAVKVAPFTPPLIGHQTLANFEVYSYPNVGSYFMAVMPLLLLMAMWLSRKAWQKNKP from the coding sequence ATGCAAAAATACATTGACAAGGCCAATTCCTTTTTTGAAACGCCAATAGATTTTCGCAGCCGGGTGTTGATCTTAGTCGCCGCGCTGTTTTTGCTGCCGACGTATTTCTTGCCATTGTGGAATTTGAAACTGTACTCGAACCAGTTTCCGGAAGGGCTGCTGCTGAAGATTTATTCGTACAAATTGGAGGGCGGCCAGAGCGCTTATCGCGACGATCTAAGAGAAATCAATGCGCTCAATCACTACATCGGCATGCGCGAATTGAAAGAGGAAGAATTCACCGAATTCAAGTGGATTCCCTTTGTCATTGGCGGCGTTATGCTGCTGGCGTTGCGCGTGGTGGTGCTGGGCAAAATGTCGAAGCTGGTTGACGTGTTTGTGATGTTTTCCTATTTTGGATTGTTTTCGCTGTGGAGTTTCTATCACAAACTGTATGTTTATGGCCATGAGCTTGATCCCACCGCTGCCGTGAAAGTCGCGCCGTTTACGCCGCCATTGATCGGCCATCAAACGTTGGCAAATTTTGAAGTATACAGTTATCCCAATGTTGGTTCCTATTTCATGGCCGTTATGCCGCTGTTGTTGCTTATGGCCATGTGGCTCTCGCGCAAAGCCTGGCAAAAAAACAAACCATAA
- the nosD gene encoding nitrous oxide reductase family maturation protein NosD produces MSPMKIPSPLLPNEHGAWAVLLAPLILGASAADEWHGNVVVLAIAALAFFLSYVPLQIILRHHGGSVQAPQRLRAAHFWATVDLTLGGLALLPLFRQKLWLLLMIGAAAAFLFIVHFLWMRRHAKGLVSDFIAMAGLALTAPAAYYVSTTRIDQTAVLLWLFSILFFGCSAVYVHMKIRATTLKKTTLSWHEKLSIGKLNLVYHLAVLLVIGVFTLTLFAPLLAFAAFVPITLHAVYGTLKLSAAVRFKRLGFILVGHTLIFILLLGLTHARPPAQMESEAGSADTSTARASFDLHAALRRAQRGDTILVPAGVYEGNFIVAKKLTLIGRDWPVLHANGKGSCLTITADSCTVTGFEVASCGGMLVDEDAGILIKSHGNVIAGNRLRDILFGIYLFQADHNTIAENHIVGRKRLELGERGSGIHLWNSRWNRLVDNVITDVRDGFYIQYANHTFIARNEVFGVRYGLHYMYADSNIFLQNEFHHNVAGAAIMYSRGIHLRRNVFAHNRGFSSFGILFQDCHEAVADSNVIVNNAVGMFFEASTGNQFRRNVIAQNDVALQMYQNSVQNVFSENNFIDNLSPLSLVGKRTETHWSENGRGNYWSTYEGYDLDHDGIGDVPMKIQNVFDYLEGRAPNLRLYLYSPASQALAAATKAFPIIAINNEADEHPLMRPVDLRSSNAARLGLKGLEDALIR; encoded by the coding sequence ATGTCTCCCATGAAAATTCCCTCACCACTTCTCCCCAATGAGCACGGCGCGTGGGCCGTGCTGCTCGCGCCGCTGATCCTCGGCGCGAGTGCGGCGGACGAGTGGCATGGGAACGTTGTTGTTCTTGCGATTGCGGCGCTGGCATTTTTCCTCAGCTATGTGCCGCTGCAAATTATCTTGCGCCATCATGGCGGCTCGGTTCAAGCGCCGCAACGCTTGCGTGCTGCGCATTTTTGGGCAACGGTTGATTTGACTCTCGGCGGGCTTGCGCTGCTGCCGCTTTTCCGGCAGAAATTGTGGCTGCTGTTAATGATCGGCGCGGCTGCGGCTTTCCTGTTCATCGTTCACTTTTTGTGGATGCGCCGCCATGCCAAAGGCTTGGTGAGCGATTTCATCGCGATGGCGGGATTGGCGCTCACCGCGCCGGCGGCCTACTATGTGAGCACAACGCGAATCGATCAAACCGCCGTGCTGCTGTGGCTGTTCAGTATTCTCTTTTTTGGTTGCAGCGCGGTTTACGTACATATGAAAATCCGCGCGACGACTCTGAAAAAAACGACACTGTCCTGGCATGAGAAGCTTTCAATTGGCAAGCTGAATTTGGTGTATCATCTCGCCGTTTTACTGGTGATCGGTGTGTTTACCCTCACATTGTTCGCGCCGCTGTTGGCTTTTGCTGCGTTCGTGCCGATAACGTTGCATGCTGTTTACGGCACTCTCAAGCTTTCCGCTGCGGTGCGTTTCAAAAGGCTAGGGTTTATCTTGGTCGGCCATACTTTAATCTTCATTTTGCTGTTGGGATTGACGCATGCCCGCCCGCCCGCGCAAATGGAGAGTGAGGCTGGGTCTGCCGATACAAGCACGGCGCGAGCTTCATTCGATCTGCACGCCGCATTGCGCCGCGCACAACGCGGTGACACGATTCTCGTTCCCGCCGGCGTTTATGAAGGCAATTTCATCGTTGCTAAGAAGCTCACGTTGATCGGCCGCGATTGGCCGGTGTTGCACGCCAACGGCAAGGGCAGTTGCCTCACCATTACTGCGGATTCCTGCACCGTCACGGGGTTCGAGGTGGCAAGCTGCGGCGGCATGCTTGTGGATGAAGACGCCGGCATTCTGATCAAATCGCACGGCAATGTGATTGCCGGCAATCGCTTGCGCGATATTTTATTCGGCATTTATCTTTTTCAAGCCGATCACAATACCATTGCGGAGAATCACATTGTTGGCCGCAAACGACTTGAGCTGGGCGAGCGCGGCAGCGGTATTCATTTGTGGAATTCGCGCTGGAACCGGCTGGTGGACAACGTGATTACTGATGTGCGCGACGGTTTCTATATTCAATACGCGAATCACACATTTATCGCGCGCAATGAAGTTTTTGGCGTACGCTATGGCCTGCACTACATGTACGCGGATTCGAATATTTTTCTGCAAAACGAGTTTCACCACAACGTCGCCGGCGCGGCCATCATGTACTCGCGCGGCATTCATCTGCGCCGCAACGTGTTCGCGCACAATCGCGGGTTCTCCTCGTTCGGCATCCTATTTCAGGATTGCCACGAGGCGGTCGCAGATTCGAATGTGATCGTTAACAATGCAGTCGGCATGTTCTTCGAGGCCTCGACGGGCAATCAGTTTCGCCGCAACGTGATTGCGCAAAACGACGTGGCGTTGCAAATGTATCAAAACTCTGTGCAAAATGTTTTTTCGGAAAACAATTTCATCGATAATTTAAGCCCGTTGTCCCTGGTGGGCAAACGCACGGAAACGCATTGGAGTGAAAACGGCCGCGGCAATTATTGGAGTACCTATGAAGGCTACGATCTCGATCACGACGGCATCGGCGACGTTCCAATGAAGATTCAAAACGTATTTGATTACCTCGAAGGCCGCGCGCCGAATCTGCGCCTCTATCTTTACAGTCCAGCTTCGCAAGCGCTGGCCGCTGCGACGAAGGCGTTTCCGATCATCGCTATCAACAACGAAGCGGATGAGCATCCACTGATGCGGCCGGTTGATCTGCGCAGCTCGAATGCAGCCAGGCTTGGACTCAAAGGGTTGGAGGATGCTTTGATCCGCTGA
- a CDS encoding ABC transporter ATP-binding protein, whose translation MIQVEHLTKRYGKFTAVDDISFCVNEGEVFAFLGPNGSGKTTTMKTIVGLNVPTSGRVLVNGFDVGEHPKAAKRLLSYLPQRVVFPENLTAREVMRFYDRVRKLPKALADEALAAANFNGFSDKPVSEFSGGMVQRLGLAVAALPDALILLLDEPTANLDPVGVKRFRDFVLEQKARGKTIIFSTHLLAEAEQLADRVGIFVSGKLVAQEAIENLRKTFLANGTIEDMYLHYVGLEK comes from the coding sequence ATGATTCAAGTCGAACATCTCACCAAACGCTACGGCAAATTCACGGCCGTTGACGATATATCATTTTGCGTCAACGAAGGCGAAGTTTTTGCATTTCTCGGTCCGAATGGCAGCGGCAAAACCACGACCATGAAAACCATCGTGGGTTTGAATGTGCCGACCTCGGGGCGCGTGCTGGTGAACGGCTTCGACGTGGGTGAGCATCCCAAAGCCGCAAAGCGGTTGCTCAGTTATTTGCCGCAGCGCGTGGTGTTTCCCGAAAATCTTACGGCGCGTGAAGTGATGCGTTTTTACGATCGCGTGCGCAAATTACCAAAAGCGCTGGCGGATGAAGCGCTCGCGGCCGCAAACTTCAACGGGTTTTCCGACAAGCCGGTGAGCGAGTTTTCCGGCGGCATGGTGCAGCGTTTGGGGTTGGCGGTGGCAGCGCTGCCCGATGCGCTAATTTTGCTGCTCGATGAGCCTACGGCGAACCTCGATCCCGTTGGCGTGAAGCGATTCCGCGATTTTGTGCTGGAACAGAAAGCGCGCGGCAAAACCATCATTTTCTCCACGCATTTGCTCGCCGAAGCCGAACAACTCGCCGATCGCGTCGGCATTTTTGTGAGCGGCAAACTTGTGGCGCAGGAGGCGATTGAAAATCTCCGTAAAACGTTTTTAGCCAACGGCACGATTGAAGATATGTATTTGCATTATGTCGGATTGGAAAAATGA
- a CDS encoding formylglycine-generating enzyme family protein: MVTKKFFIAAGLAVLVLAIVSFVLAKWWAERERNEQLHYQREETELIVSNLINARVALFKAGKNLADTAGVAAFNGQRLWLPRGNYFLRAEHGGNNLFIPAPIQGYRSGPDDGGAFLVTLRPLPRTYPPRLLSHSPEFVYIPSGSFLFGDCSNPREPHYLWLSAYFINPFEVTNAEFREFLDDPSGYADAANWTEAGKRWMASKPSHVTARLTSEDADYQRFGQPDQPVVWVNWFEARAYCKWLTKKIGNGRWLFVLPTEAEWEKAGRGPDNLDYGLSMFISDNETSLYNWKKNPDAVVTVVGIQDSYSSYRPNRFGVYHLTGNTVEWTQSINRSFNKEHPYVDDERNHDDTPGLRVARGGSWYSASVALLHVAYRDAFQPEHSSQDIGFRIAARLLP, encoded by the coding sequence TTGGTGACGAAAAAATTTTTTATCGCTGCCGGATTAGCGGTCCTCGTGCTCGCCATTGTGAGTTTCGTATTGGCAAAATGGTGGGCCGAACGCGAGCGAAACGAACAGCTTCATTACCAGCGGGAAGAAACCGAGCTGATCGTTTCCAACCTCATTAACGCACGCGTTGCTCTTTTCAAAGCGGGAAAAAATCTTGCGGACACTGCCGGTGTCGCGGCATTCAACGGTCAGCGGCTCTGGTTGCCGCGCGGCAATTATTTCCTGCGCGCCGAGCATGGCGGAAATAATCTTTTCATTCCCGCGCCGATTCAGGGCTATCGTTCCGGTCCGGATGATGGCGGTGCGTTCCTTGTGACGCTGCGCCCGTTGCCCCGGACTTATCCGCCCCGCCTTCTCTCCCATTCGCCGGAATTTGTTTATATTCCCAGCGGCAGTTTTCTTTTTGGCGATTGTTCGAATCCGCGCGAGCCGCACTATCTTTGGCTCTCGGCATATTTTATCAATCCCTTTGAAGTAACAAATGCCGAGTTCCGCGAATTTCTCGACGATCCTTCGGGCTACGCCGATGCGGCAAACTGGACGGAGGCTGGAAAACGCTGGATGGCCTCCAAGCCGTCTCACGTGACTGCCCGGTTGACATCTGAAGATGCGGACTACCAACGCTTCGGACAGCCCGATCAGCCGGTGGTGTGGGTAAATTGGTTTGAAGCCCGTGCGTATTGCAAATGGCTGACGAAAAAAATCGGCAACGGCCGCTGGTTGTTCGTTCTGCCCACCGAAGCCGAGTGGGAGAAAGCCGGCCGCGGGCCCGATAATTTGGATTATGGTTTGAGTATGTTCATCAGCGACAATGAAACGTCATTATATAATTGGAAAAAAAATCCCGACGCAGTCGTGACTGTCGTCGGGATACAAGATTCCTACTCCTCCTACCGCCCGAATCGTTTCGGCGTTTACCATCTCACCGGCAACACGGTGGAATGGACGCAATCGATCAACCGGTCTTTTAATAAAGAACATCCTTATGTTGATGATGAGCGCAACCACGACGACACGCCGGGCTTGCGCGTGGCGCGCGGCGGCTCGTGGTACAGCGCAAGCGTGGCCCTGCTGCACGTTGCCTATCGCGATGCGTTTCAACCGGAGCACAGCAGCCAGGATATCGGATTCCGCATTGCGGCGCGCCTGCTGCCGTGA
- a CDS encoding Rrf2 family transcriptional regulator: MAKHKTTKETVMPVIFSRACEYALRALLEMAQQPEQVSWAVQELSARTDTPAPFLAKTFQLLVKGGVLHSVKGRRGGFTFARSPGKISLMEIVDIIDGDALTKNCALGLPACSDVNPCPFHSRWKGIRNTITTALRNGTLLRMAQDNLSAAAKHKSKAAKPRRFSRGSS, from the coding sequence ATGGCGAAGCATAAAACAACAAAGGAAACGGTTATGCCTGTCATCTTTAGCCGCGCTTGTGAATATGCCTTGCGGGCTTTGTTGGAAATGGCGCAACAACCCGAGCAGGTATCCTGGGCCGTGCAAGAACTGTCGGCCCGTACCGACACGCCCGCGCCTTTTCTCGCCAAAACGTTTCAATTGTTGGTGAAGGGCGGGGTTCTGCATTCCGTAAAAGGCCGCCGGGGAGGTTTCACGTTTGCGCGCTCGCCGGGGAAAATTTCTCTTATGGAAATCGTCGATATCATCGACGGCGATGCCCTCACCAAAAATTGTGCGCTCGGCCTGCCCGCGTGCAGCGACGTCAATCCCTGTCCCTTTCATTCTCGCTGGAAGGGCATTCGCAACACGATTACAACTGCATTGCGCAACGGCACCTTGTTGCGCATGGCGCAAGATAATTTGTCGGCAGCCGCCAAGCATAAAAGCAAGGCCGCCAAACCGCGCCGTTTCAGCCGCGGTTCCTCGTGA
- a CDS encoding c-type cytochrome produces the protein MKILSSPRVAAGALSLGFAGLGLLGFASAWHADDPHSGLITFAYRPTQKIPSSPALLAEGEKIYAQQCAPCHGINGDGEGEAAYLLYPKPRDFIAGQYRIVSTWERLPTDEDLYTTISRGIPGSAMPSWAHLPEQTRWGLVHYIKTFAQNPIQPNTAESESGAGVIKVPPEPPYTAEAASRAQEFFRDACASCHGEKGKGDGVQEQFDEKGYPTRPRDLTVGVFKGIPEPQEVYRRIVAGLPGTPMPMSDWSYGADAWDLTHFILSMSSPEQRERAEMRKFQIVARYVPLIPDHPDASVWREATPVNLHMMPLWWRNDRPEILTVQAVHDGKELALRLMWYDDTNDKTAMRVQDFRDAAAVSFTLDPDPPFFGMGEKGRFVNIWMWKAERQADMEAAFQDLDKVYPNIGIDSYPNLMRTALEQPTRRALTMESDPTFITGWGAGNIVSDPTRESAAEALHAQGFGTLKAHPIPDQLVTAKGAYDIGTYRVIFRRALKAASKDSKASKNLFDLTPGQTVRVSFAVWNGSAGDRDGKKSVTIWQDLIIAK, from the coding sequence ATGAAAATTTTATCCTCTCCTCGTGTCGCCGCAGGTGCGCTGTCCCTCGGCTTTGCCGGACTTGGTTTGCTGGGTTTTGCTTCCGCGTGGCATGCCGATGATCCCCACTCCGGCCTCATAACCTTTGCCTATCGCCCCACCCAAAAAATACCCAGCTCGCCTGCGCTTTTGGCCGAAGGGGAAAAGATATACGCGCAACAATGCGCCCCCTGTCACGGCATAAACGGCGACGGCGAAGGTGAGGCGGCTTATCTACTCTATCCCAAGCCACGTGATTTCATCGCCGGCCAATACCGCATCGTCTCAACTTGGGAAAGACTGCCCACCGATGAGGATTTGTACACGACAATCTCACGCGGCATTCCCGGCTCGGCCATGCCCTCGTGGGCGCATTTGCCGGAACAAACACGCTGGGGGCTGGTGCATTATATTAAAACCTTTGCGCAAAACCCCATTCAACCGAATACCGCCGAGAGTGAAAGCGGCGCGGGCGTTATCAAAGTTCCGCCGGAGCCGCCGTACACTGCCGAAGCTGCCAGCCGCGCACAAGAATTTTTCCGCGATGCCTGCGCCTCTTGTCATGGCGAAAAAGGCAAAGGCGATGGCGTGCAGGAACAGTTTGACGAGAAAGGTTATCCCACGCGGCCGCGCGATTTGACCGTCGGCGTTTTTAAAGGCATTCCCGAGCCGCAGGAGGTTTATCGCCGCATTGTTGCCGGTTTGCCCGGCACGCCGATGCCCATGAGTGATTGGTCATATGGCGCTGATGCCTGGGACTTGACGCATTTTATTTTGTCGATGTCGAGTCCCGAGCAGCGCGAACGTGCAGAGATGAGAAAGTTCCAAATCGTTGCGCGTTATGTACCGCTGATTCCCGATCATCCCGATGCGAGTGTTTGGCGCGAGGCCACGCCGGTCAATCTCCACATGATGCCGCTGTGGTGGCGCAACGATCGCCCGGAGATATTAACCGTGCAAGCGGTGCACGACGGCAAAGAGCTGGCGCTGCGCCTGATGTGGTACGACGACACCAATGACAAAACCGCGATGCGCGTGCAGGATTTCCGCGACGCCGCGGCCGTGTCATTTACGCTCGATCCCGATCCGCCGTTTTTCGGCATGGGCGAGAAAGGCCGCTTTGTCAATATTTGGATGTGGAAGGCAGAGCGGCAGGCGGATATGGAAGCGGCTTTTCAAGACCTCGACAAAGTCTATCCCAACATCGGCATCGACTCCTATCCGAATTTGATGCGCACCGCGCTCGAGCAACCGACGCGGCGCGCACTGACGATGGAATCCGACCCGACGTTCATCACTGGTTGGGGCGCGGGCAATATCGTTTCCGATCCCACCCGCGAAAGCGCGGCCGAGGCCTTGCACGCGCAAGGATTCGGCACGCTCAAAGCGCATCCGATTCCCGATCAACTCGTGACGGCCAAAGGCGCTTATGACATCGGCACGTACCGCGTTATCTTTCGTCGCGCACTTAAAGCAGCTTCCAAAGATTCAAAAGCCTCCAAGAATTTGTTTGACTTGACGCCCGGCCAAACGGTGCGCGTGTCTTTCGCGGTGTGGAACGGCAGCGCCGGCGATCGCGATGGTAAGAAGTCAGTCACGATTTGGCAGGATCTCATCATTGCCAAATAG